The Plectropomus leopardus isolate mb chromosome 7, YSFRI_Pleo_2.0, whole genome shotgun sequence genome window below encodes:
- the fxyd11 gene encoding FXYD domain-containing ion transport regulator 11 encodes MSRCLLSKHPECIPADETLTSHTTRTLFLGRGRTVLKMGHLTVVAVLAVLFTLFMETEANPFAYNYERLRIGGLICACLLFAGGLSVILYNRCSNRNKKVEDDNSEI; translated from the exons ATGAGCCGCTGTTTACTCTCCAAACACCCAGAATGCATCCCTGCTGACGAGACACTGACCTCTCACACAACAAGGACACTCTTCCTGGGGAGAGGGAGAA CTGTGTTGAAGATGGGACATCTAACTGTTGTGGCTGTTCTGGCAG TGCTCTTCACCCTTTTCATGGAAACTGAAGCAA ATCCATTTGCTTACA ACTACGAAAGGCTACGCATTGGAGGTCTGATCTGTGCCTGCTTGTTGTTTGCTGGAGGACTCAGCGTTATACTCT ACAACAGGTGCTCCAATAGGAACAA AAAAGTGGAAGATGACAACAGTGAAATCTGA